Proteins encoded together in one Bacteroidota bacterium window:
- a CDS encoding MBL fold metallo-hydrolase — protein sequence MKFKIHRGTKEIGGSCVEVWTENTRILLDFGMPLVEKDGKEFDFGKYKALEPSELVEKRVLPNIKGLYDNSDSLIDGVIISHPHQDHYGLANFINDDVQYYLGEATHKIIELNNLFTPQEIHLKNTIYFEKEKTFKIGDISVTPYWADHSAFDAYSFLVEANGKSLFYSGDFRSHGRKAKAFYWFTHNAPQNVDYLLLEGTTINRDNKPFKTETEIENELVEEFKQQGKINLIYTSGQNIDRLTSIYRACKRTGKIFVVDVYVAKVLKELSKFARIPYPSEDFENLKVMFPYFTSRRLTNEGNEEILYQFKNYKITKKEISNQSEKIVMVVRPSMQKDLEHINGIDGGNLIYSMWEGYLKKSATMKFVDYLKNRKFTLKKIHTSGHADTKTLKKMVEAIKPKNIVPIHTFEGAKYKDIFNETIVELKDEEIREI from the coding sequence ATGAAATTTAAAATCCACCGTGGAACAAAAGAAATAGGTGGTTCTTGTGTTGAAGTCTGGACTGAAAACACTAGAATATTGCTTGATTTTGGTATGCCATTAGTTGAAAAAGATGGAAAAGAATTTGACTTTGGCAAATACAAAGCTTTGGAACCAAGTGAATTAGTTGAAAAAAGAGTTTTGCCAAATATCAAAGGGCTTTATGACAATTCAGATAGTTTGATTGACGGTGTAATCATTTCTCATCCACATCAAGACCATTACGGATTAGCAAATTTTATAAACGATGATGTTCAATATTATTTAGGTGAAGCAACTCATAAAATAATTGAACTCAATAATTTATTTACACCGCAAGAAATCCATTTAAAAAACACGATCTATTTTGAAAAAGAAAAGACTTTTAAAATAGGAGATATTTCTGTTACACCATATTGGGCTGACCATTCTGCATTTGATGCTTATTCATTTTTAGTTGAAGCAAACGGGAAAAGTCTGTTTTATTCTGGAGACTTTCGTTCTCACGGAAGAAAAGCAAAAGCATTTTATTGGTTTACACACAATGCACCGCAAAATGTTGATTATTTACTTCTTGAAGGCACAACAATTAACAGAGATAACAAGCCTTTTAAAACCGAGACTGAAATTGAAAATGAATTAGTTGAAGAATTTAAACAGCAAGGAAAAATAAACTTAATTTATACTTCTGGTCAGAATATTGACAGATTAACATCAATTTATAGGGCTTGTAAACGGACTGGAAAAATATTTGTTGTCGATGTTTATGTAGCCAAAGTTTTGAAAGAATTATCAAAATTTGCGAGAATTCCATATCCATCAGAAGACTTTGAAAATTTAAAAGTAATGTTTCCATATTTCACAAGCAGAAGATTGACAAATGAAGGGAATGAAGAAATCTTGTATCAATTCAAGAATTATAAAATCACAAAAAAAGAAATTAGCAACCAATCAGAAAAAATTGTAATGGTTGTAAGACCTTCAATGCAAAAAGATTTGGAACATATTAACGGAATTGATGGCGGAAACTTGATTTATTCAATGTGGGAAGGATATTTAAAGAAATCTGCCACAATGAAATTTGTTGACTATCTGAAAAATAGAAAGTTCACATTAAAAAAAATTCATACAAGCGGACATGCTGATACGAAGACTTTGAAAAAAATGGTTGAAGCGATTAAACCGAAAAACATAGTTCCAATTCACACGTTTGAAGGGGCTAAATATAAGGACATATTTAACGAAACAATTGTCGAATTAAAGGACGAAGAAATAAGAGAAATATAA